A window of the Helianthus annuus cultivar XRQ/B chromosome 4, HanXRQr2.0-SUNRISE, whole genome shotgun sequence genome harbors these coding sequences:
- the LOC118491594 gene encoding uncharacterized protein LOC118491594: MERIDVMLWYGGCLDFSFDQPQYIDGNCKLIQMDFDHIAYFELVDYALETNEYESRDFYMYGMDADNGDFKLSRDDKDVLELAMKVVEEPVHEASWAFDIDKETNLKEVVKESVKEVVQEEVFGQHSDKEADLEQDSEDSDYNEESSCDDDEDCYSDDDEVLEELVGLDSDIEDLEWKQSQDAIKQATKDEEAATKKIIEECIKHNEKEGNFHESNDASCAHVEGYSSYEESDGDIATPGDSEEDDVRGKKFRETAPSAKKSAHKKLHGSMRDHYSKIGSYLNALRKANPSSTFKVSSWMQEGVVLKKGFQPMDPPPIKSAPGRPKKNRKRDPHEDPKRPGKLTKHGVIMKCSNCGARGHNKRKCTEKGKTTEGGSAPKRRKKSTKKATKQSTQEATQQSTHEATQQSTQEPTQKSTQKGTNKSSQKGKRKTNQG, translated from the exons ATGGAGCGTATAGATGTTATGCTTTGGTACGGTGGTTGTCTTGATTTCTCTTTTGATCAACCTCAGTATATTGATGGTAATTGTAAGTTAATCCAAATGGATTTTGATCATATCGCATACTTTGAGCTAGTTGATTATGCACTGGAAACCAACGAGTACGAAAGTAGAGATTTTTATATGTATGGGATGGATGCGGATAATGGTGATTTTAAACTGTCTCGTGATGATAAAGATGTGTTGGAACTTGCAATGAAG GTTGTTGAAGAACCAGTACACGAGGCTTCATGGGCATTTGATATAGATAAGGAAACAAATCTTAAAGAGGTTGTGAAAGAATCAGTAAAAGAGGTTGTACAAGAAGAAGTCTTTGGTCAACATAGTGATAAAGaagctgatttagaacaggacaGTGAAGACAGTGATTACAATGAAGAGTCCAgttgtgatgatgatgaggattgtTATTCTGATGATGATGAGGTTTTGGAAGAATTGGTTGGCTTAGATTCAGACATAGAAGATTTAGAATGGAAACAATCACAAGATGCAATTAAACAAGCTACCAAGGATGAAGAAGCAGCCACAAAGAAGATAATTGAAGAGTGTATCAAACATAATGAAAAAGAAGGTAATTTTCATGAATCTAATGATGCAAGTTGTGCACACGTAGAGGGATACAGTAGTTATGAAGAATCAGATGGTGATATTGCCACACCAGGCGATAGTGAAGAAGACGATGTTCGAGGTAAAAAGTTTAGGGAAACTGCTCCTAGT GCTAAGAAAAGTGCACATAAGAAGCTTCATGGATCAATGAGAGATCATTACAGTAAGATTGGTTCATATCTGAATGCATTAAGGAAAGCAAATCCATCATCAACTTTCAA GGTTTCTAGCTGGATGCAAGAAGGTGTTGTGCTTAAAAAAGGGTTTCAGCCAATGGATCCACCACCAATCAAATCTGCTCCTGGTAGGCCCAAGAAGAATAGGAAGAGGGATCCTCATGAAGATCCAAAAAGGCCTGGGAAACTCACAAAGCATGGGGTTATAATGAAATGTAGTAACTGTGGGGCTAGAGGtcacaacaaaagaaagtgcacTGAGAAGGGGAAAACAACTGAAG GTGGTTCTGCTCCAAAGAGACGGAAAAAgtcaactaaaaaggcaacaaaGCAGTCCACTCAAGAGGCAACCCAGCAGTCCACTCATGAGGCAACCCAGCAGTCCACTCAAGAGCCAACTCAGAAATCTACTCAAAAGGGAACCAACAAGTCAAGTCAAAAGGGAAAGAGAAAGACCAATCAAGGCTGA
- the LOC110937441 gene encoding DNA-directed RNA polymerase I subunit 2 — MKPARVSGAHKMTPHLPNDPDFEPLRELFSHHIHSFDHFIEFGLEKALMSIKPVEVVDPTTDLKLRIWFEKPELYHPQKERSSKQFREALYPFECRQAKISYTGKFMVDVCFKYGDGPDGAVIREKFSFGQLPIMLKSKLCHLRDADHHKLVSYKEEASEMGGYFILNGLERVVRLLVVPKRNYPTSMARSAYRNRREGFTDKAVIIRCVREDQSAVTLNLYYLSNGSARVGFRIRGRENLLPIGLVLKALIDTTDHEIFLSLTSVYHAKYEKAKGCVGTQILSERAMIILNEVKDLSLYTRIQCLEYIGEYFKPFMDGMEHDSYPAVADAVMRDFVLVHLESNHDKFNLLIFMVQKLFSFIDQTSIPDNPDSLQTQEVLLPGHLVTIYIKERLQEWLLKAKRLLQDEANNRKKNFDFGSLADIKHALDKNPSKQVGQAVENMLKTGRLVSSLTLDLKEKAGMTVQAERLNYLRFLSHFRAVHRGSSLAGLRTTSVRKLLPESWGFVCPVHTPDGTPCGLLNHLTASCRITSFYDSQGKIRDFTKLQKSILSVLVAAGMTPSIPKLVKAGPPEVLHVLLDGRVIGTIPTDRIEKTVNHLRSLKLSAASMIPEDLEVGYVPISMGGAFPGLYLFTNPSRFVRPVRQKFPPPGENNNIELIGPFEQVYMEIECPDGGNGGRLNEFPATHEEIHPTGILSVVGNLTPWSDHNQSPRNMYQCQMAKQTMGFSSQGINCRADQKVYHLQTPQTPIVRTATYEKYLIDESPLGTNAIVAVLAYSGYDMEDAMVLNKSSVDRGFAHGHIYQTESIDLADEKAKSDRANRIFRRSNQDKVSHSFIDQDGLPYVGQRIKPGEPYFSTYNEVSGASFNQKLKGSEPVTVDYVAVDVKTKKQITKANIRLRRGRNPIIGDKFSSRHGQKGVCSQLWPDVDMPFSGVTGMRPDLIINPHAFPSRMTIAMLLESIAAKGGSLHGKFVDATPFSSSVNKSDESEGDPLVNELFSMLTARGFNYSGTEVLYSGVYGKELKCEIFIGPVYYQRLRHMVSDKFQVRSTGTVDQVTRQPIKGRKKGGGIRFGEMERDSLLAHGAAYLLHDRLHSSSDHHIADVCSICGSILTTTLIQHQKKALREIAGLPPGRVPKKVKCVACQTSKGMETVPMPYVFRYLAAELAAMNIRVRLELGNSNGGGAALKQ; from the exons ATGAAACCAGCTAGGGTTTCAGGTGCGCACAAAATGACGCCACATCTCCCCAACGATCCTGACTTCGAGCCGTTACGAGAGCTCTTCAGCCACCATATTCACTCATTCGATCACTTTATCGAATTCGGTTTAGAGAAAGCTCTCATGAGCATCAAGCCTGTTGAGGTCGTTGATCCTACAACCGATTTGAAGCTAAGAA TCTGGTTTGAGAAACCTGAGCTGTATCATCCGCAAAAGGAACGGAGTTCGAAGCAGTTTCGTGAAGCTTTATATCCATTTGAG TGTAGACAAGCGAAAATTTCGTACACTGGTAAGTTTATGGTGGATGTTTGTTTTAAATATGGCGATGGTCCTGATGGAGCTGTTATTAGAGAGAAATTCAGTTTTGGGCAGTTGCCGATTATGTTGAAG TCAAAACTTTGTCACCTTAGAGATGCTGATCATCATAAACTGGTGTCCTATAAAGAAGAAGCATCAGAAATGGGCGG GTACTTTATATTAAATGGGCTTGAGAGGGTTGTCAGATTATTAGTTGTGCCGAAGAGAAACTAC CCAACTAGTATGGCCAGAAGTGCATATCGCAATCGAAGAGAAGGGTTCACTGATAAAGCTGTCATTATAAG ATGCGTTAGAGAAGATCAATCAGCTGTAACCCTCAATCTATATTATCTTAGCAATGGGAGTGCAAGGGTTGGATTTCG TATACGAGGGAGGGAGAACTTGCTACCCATAGGTCTTGTTTTGAAG GCCCTTATTGATACTACTGATCATGAGATTTTCCTGAGTTTGACGTCTGTGTACCATGCTAAATATGAGAAGGCAAAAGGTTGCGTTGGCACTCAGATTTTGAGTGAAAGAGCAATGATTATTCTCAATGAAGTTAAAGATCTGTCTTTATATACCCGCATCCAGTGTCTGGAGTACATCG GGGAGTACTTTAAACCTTTTATGGACGGAATGGAACACGATAGTTACCCTGCT gTTGCTGACGCTGTTATGAGAGATTTCGTATTAGTCCATCTTGAGAGCAATCATGATAAATTTAATCTGTTAAT TTTTATGGTGCAGAAACTTTTCTCGTTTATTGATCAAACCTCTATACCGGACAACCCTGATTCGTTGCAAACTCAGGAAGTTCTGCTGCCCGGTCACTTGGTTACAATATATATTAAG GAAAGGTTACAGGAATGGCTACTAAAAGCTAAACGACTACTTCAAGATGAAGCTAATAACAGAAAGAAAAACTTTGACTTTGGCAGCT TAGCTGACATAAAGCATGCATTGGATAAAAATCCTTCAAAACAAGTTGGTCAAGctgttgaaaatatgttaaaaactGGAAGATTAGTTTCATCGTTGACTCTTGATCTGAAAGAG AAAGCTGGTATGACCGTGCAAGCAGAAAGGCTTAATTATCTTCGTTTTCTGTCACATTTTAGAGCTGTTCATCGAGGTTCATCACTTGCAGGACTTCGCACTACAAGTGTGCGTAAGTTGTTGCCaga GTCATGGGGTTTTGTATGCCCTGTTCACACACCTGATGGTACTCCATGTGGACTGCTTAACCATTTGACTGCCTCATGTC GTATCACTTCCTTTTATGATTCACAAGGAAAAATTAGAGATTTTACAAAATTACAAAAATCTATTCTGAGTGTTTTGGTCGCTGCGGGTATGACCCCTTCAATTCCAAAGCTTGTCAAAGCTGGTCCTCCGGAAGTTCTTCACGTTTTACTTGATGGCCGTGTTATTGGTACTATACCAACTGATAGAATCGAGAAAACCGTCAACCACTTACGGAGTTTGAAACTATCAGCTGCATCAATG ATCCCCGAAGATTTGGAAGTGGGATATGTACCTATTAGCATGGGGGGAGCGTTTCCGGGTCTGTACCTTTTTACAAACCCGTCAAGATTTGTCCGGCCCGTTAGACAGAAGTTTCCACCTCCTGGAGAGAACAACAATATTGAACTGATCGGACCGTTTGAACAG GTTTATATGGAAATAGAGTGCCCTGATGGAGGAAACGGTGGAAGATTAAATGAGTTTCCCGCAACTCATGAAGAAATTCATCCAACGGGAATCCTTAGTGTTGTCGGCAATCTTACTCCTTGGTCTGATCATAATCAAAGCCCTAGAAATATGTACCAGTGTCAG ATGGCAAAACAGACAATGGGTTTCTCTTCACAAGGAATCAATTGTCGTGCAGATCAAAAGGTGTATCACCTTCAG ACCCCTCAAACCCCAATTGTGCGCACTGCTACTTATGAAAAATATCTGATTGATGAATCGCCATTAGGGACAAATGCAATTGTGGCCGTGCTGGCTTATTCAGG ATACGATATGGAAGATGCCATGGTTTTAAATAAGTCATCTGTTGACCGTGGGTTTGCTCATGGTCACATTTACCAG ACTGAATCTATTGATTTGGCTGATGAAAAGGCTAAATCCGATCGTGCCAATAGAATATTTAGAAGAAGCAATCAAGATAAGGTTTCACATTCGTTTATCGATCAAGACGGTCTCCCATATGTTGGGCAG AGGATTAAACCAGGAGAACCATATTTTAGCACATATAATGAAGTATCAGGCGCTTCATTTAATCAAAAGTTGAAAGGTTCAGAACCTGTTACAGTTGATTACGTTGCAGTTGATGTGAAAACCAAAAAGCAGATAACAAAG GCAAACATACGTTTACGCCGTGGCAGAAATCCCATAATTGGTGATAAATTTAGCAGTAGACACGGGCAAAAAGGTGTATGTTCTCAACTATGGCCCGACGTGGATATGCCGTTTTCTGGAGTTACCGGAATGCGACCCGATCTTATTATCAATCCTCACGCATTTCCTTCTAGAATGACTATTGCAATGCTTCTAGAATCTATTGCTGCAAAG GGAGGCTCGTTACATGGGAAATTTGTGGACGCAACACCTTTCTCAAGCTCGGTTAATAAGTCCGATGAAAGTGAGGGGGACCCACTTGTGAATGAACTTTTTTCCATGTTAACTGCTCGCGGATTTAACTATTCTGGTACTGAAGTCTTGTACAGTGGTGTTTATGGGAAAGAGTTAAAATGTGAGATTTTTATTGGTCCGGTTTATTATCAAAGACTAAGGCATATGGTTTCCGATAAGTTCCAG GTTAGATCAACTGGAACGGTGGATCAAGTGACACGTCAGCCTataaaaggaagaaagaaaggagGTGGTATTCGGTTTGGTGAGATGGAACGCGACTCGCTTCTTGCACATGGGGCAGCGTATTTGTTACACGATAGGCTTCACTCAAGTTCAGATCATCACATTGCTGACGTGTGTTCGATATGTGGAAGCATTCTGACCACGACACTGATTCAACACCAGAAGAAAGCATTGAGGGAGATTGCTGGGCTGCCACCTGGCAGAGTCCCGAAAAAGGTCAAGTGTGTTGCTTGCCAGACAAGTAAAGGTATGGAAACAGTTCCAATGCCTTACGTTTTTAGGTATTTGGCTGCTGAGCTGGCGGCTATGAACATACGAGTCAGACTCGAACTAGGGAATAGCAATGGAGGTGGTGCTGCTTTGAAACAGTAA